A single region of the Pontibacter kalidii genome encodes:
- a CDS encoding argininosuccinate synthase: MKKVVLAFSGGLDTSYCAIYLAQELGLEVYSAIVDTGGFSEEELKEIERRAYAMGVKQHTHLNETEHFYNSCIRFLVYGNILKNNTYPLSVSAERVTQAIAIANHAKSIGADYVAHGSTGAGNDQVRFDMVFQALIPEVEIITPIRDKRLSREEEITYLKEHGVEMDFQKAQYSINKGIWGTSVGGKETLTSHLPLPEEAYPTQLSKTEPERVTLHFEKGELKGVNDKSFEHPVQAIQYLQELAAPFAIGRDMHVGDTIIGIKGRVGFEAAAPMVIIKAHHLLEKHVLTKWQLYWKDQLSAWYGNWLHEGQLLDPTMRDIEAFLESTQQNVTGKVFVQLAPYHFQVQGIESAHDLMSDKFGSYGEMNRAWTSDDVKGFAKIFGNQTKMYHTVNNTAEWAD, translated from the coding sequence ATGAAGAAAGTAGTTTTAGCCTTTAGCGGCGGCCTCGACACCTCCTACTGCGCCATTTACCTGGCACAGGAGCTCGGCCTGGAAGTATACTCAGCCATTGTAGACACCGGCGGTTTCTCGGAAGAGGAGCTGAAAGAAATTGAGCGCAGGGCCTACGCGATGGGCGTAAAACAGCACACCCACCTCAACGAGACAGAGCACTTTTATAACAGCTGCATCCGCTTCCTGGTGTACGGCAACATCCTCAAGAACAACACCTACCCCTTGAGCGTGAGCGCCGAGCGCGTAACACAGGCCATCGCCATTGCCAACCATGCGAAAAGTATAGGAGCCGACTATGTGGCTCACGGCAGTACCGGTGCCGGCAACGACCAGGTGCGCTTCGACATGGTATTCCAAGCGCTGATTCCTGAGGTGGAGATCATCACCCCGATCCGCGATAAGCGACTCTCGCGCGAAGAGGAGATCACCTACCTGAAAGAGCATGGCGTGGAGATGGACTTCCAGAAGGCGCAGTATTCGATCAACAAGGGCATCTGGGGAACATCCGTGGGAGGCAAGGAAACCCTGACCTCGCACCTGCCGCTGCCGGAGGAGGCCTATCCTACACAACTGAGCAAAACCGAGCCGGAGCGCGTGACCTTACACTTTGAGAAGGGCGAACTGAAAGGCGTTAATGATAAATCGTTTGAGCACCCGGTACAGGCCATCCAGTACCTGCAGGAGCTGGCCGCGCCCTTTGCCATTGGCCGCGACATGCACGTAGGCGATACCATCATCGGCATTAAAGGCCGTGTGGGCTTTGAGGCGGCCGCCCCGATGGTCATCATCAAGGCGCACCACTTGCTGGAGAAGCATGTGCTTACCAAGTGGCAGCTCTACTGGAAAGACCAGCTGTCGGCCTGGTACGGCAACTGGCTACACGAGGGGCAGCTGCTCGACCCGACCATGCGCGACATCGAGGCTTTCCTGGAGAGCACCCAGCAAAACGTAACAGGAAAAGTGTTTGTGCAGCTAGCGCCTTACCACTTCCAGGTGCAGGGCATTGAGAGCGCACACGACCTGATGAGCGATAAGTTTGGCAGCTACGGCGAGATGAACCGCGCCTGGACCTCCGACGACGTGAAAGGCTTTGCCAAGATCTTCGGCAACCAAACCAAAATGTACCACACAGTAAACAACACAGCGGAATGGGCGGATTAA
- the argC gene encoding N-acetyl-gamma-glutamyl-phosphate reductase yields the protein MGGLSIKAGIVGGAGYTGGELLRLLLHHPNVEIAFVHSNSQAGKPVYDTHQDLFGDTDLYFTDELQQGVDVLFLCVGHGAAKQFLEAAQLPASVKIIDLSQDFRWNESLKEAVVSGCERDFVYGLPELQRESIKQAHSIANPGCFATAIQLALLPLAQQNLLTEEVHVSGITGSTGAGQSLSATSHYSWRSGNISNYKVLNHQHLHEIRRTLQGMQTNALPGINFVPYRGPFTRGILCTSYTRCGLSQEEAEQLYLSFYSTHPFVSISQSTPDLKQVVNTNKCLLHLQKEGDYLVITSLIDNLLKGASGQAVQNMNLLFGLNEQAGLRLKASAF from the coding sequence ATGGGCGGATTAAGTATAAAAGCAGGCATTGTAGGCGGCGCAGGCTATACCGGCGGCGAACTGCTGCGCCTGCTCCTCCACCACCCCAATGTAGAAATTGCCTTTGTGCACAGCAACAGCCAGGCCGGCAAGCCGGTATATGATACGCACCAAGACCTGTTCGGGGATACAGACTTATACTTTACTGACGAGTTGCAGCAGGGCGTGGATGTGCTGTTTTTGTGTGTAGGGCATGGGGCGGCAAAGCAGTTTTTAGAGGCTGCGCAATTGCCAGCAAGTGTAAAAATCATCGACCTGAGCCAGGACTTCCGCTGGAATGAAAGCTTGAAGGAAGCGGTAGTAAGTGGCTGTGAGAGAGATTTTGTATATGGGCTGCCGGAACTGCAGCGCGAAAGTATAAAGCAGGCGCACAGCATCGCCAACCCCGGCTGCTTTGCCACCGCTATTCAACTGGCGCTGCTGCCGCTGGCGCAGCAAAACCTGCTGACCGAGGAAGTGCACGTAAGTGGCATCACGGGTAGTACCGGTGCTGGCCAGAGCCTGAGTGCCACCTCGCACTACAGCTGGCGCAGCGGCAACATCTCCAACTATAAAGTCCTCAACCACCAGCACCTGCACGAGATCCGCCGTACCCTGCAGGGGATGCAAACCAATGCATTGCCAGGTATAAACTTTGTGCCGTACCGTGGCCCTTTTACCCGTGGCATACTTTGCACCAGTTATACCCGCTGCGGGCTAAGCCAGGAAGAGGCAGAACAACTTTACCTTAGCTTTTACAGTACCCATCCGTTCGTGAGCATCAGCCAAAGCACCCCGGACCTGAAGCAGGTAGTGAACACAAACAAATGCCTGCTGCACCTGCAGAAGGAAGGCGATTACCTGGTCATCACCAGCCTGATCGATAACCTGCTGAAAGGAGCCTCCGGCCAGGCCGTGCAGAACATGAACCTGCTGTTCGGGCTAAACGAGCAGGCGGGGCTAAGGCTGAAGGCATCGGCCTTTTAA
- a CDS encoding aspartate aminotransferase family protein produces MNVFDVYPLFDITPVRAQGAYVWDDKGTRYLDLYGGHAVISIGHSHPHYVKRIARQLYDIGFYSNSVQIPMQQELAEKLGQLSGYEDYSLFLCNSGAEANENALKLASFQTGRKKVISFKGAFHGRTSAAVAATDDAKIQAPINKTDNIIFLPLNDISAFCSALQEHGPELAAVIVEGIQGVGGVQLPEPAFLKALAAGCEKVGALLILDEVQSGYGRSGKFFAHQHADIKPHLITMAKGMGNGFPVAGVLIHPEIEAKHGMLGTTFGGNYLACAAALAVVEVIKEENLMENAQHIGQRLMNELRQFSGVKDVRGQGLMIGVELDKPCAPIRKQLLEEYQIFTGSSSDKNTLRLLPPLGIGLREVEKFLEAFEAILYQTEPQSI; encoded by the coding sequence ATGAACGTATTTGATGTTTATCCGCTCTTCGATATCACGCCCGTTCGGGCACAAGGCGCCTACGTCTGGGACGACAAAGGCACGCGTTACCTCGACCTATACGGCGGTCATGCCGTTATCTCCATCGGTCACAGCCATCCGCACTATGTAAAGCGCATCGCGCGCCAACTCTACGATATTGGTTTTTATTCTAACTCGGTGCAGATACCGATGCAACAGGAGTTGGCTGAGAAACTGGGCCAACTCAGCGGCTACGAAGATTACAGCCTTTTCCTGTGCAACTCAGGTGCCGAGGCCAATGAGAACGCCCTGAAGCTGGCCTCATTCCAGACAGGTCGTAAAAAAGTCATTTCTTTTAAAGGCGCTTTCCATGGCCGTACCTCTGCCGCCGTGGCCGCCACCGACGACGCCAAGATTCAGGCGCCGATCAACAAGACGGATAACATCATTTTTCTACCCCTGAACGATATTTCGGCCTTCTGTTCGGCTCTGCAGGAACATGGCCCCGAACTGGCCGCCGTGATTGTGGAGGGTATACAGGGTGTGGGTGGCGTGCAACTGCCGGAGCCGGCCTTCCTCAAAGCGCTTGCGGCAGGTTGTGAGAAAGTGGGCGCGCTGCTGATCCTGGACGAGGTGCAATCGGGCTACGGACGCTCGGGCAAGTTCTTTGCCCACCAACACGCGGATATCAAGCCGCACCTGATCACGATGGCCAAAGGAATGGGCAATGGCTTCCCGGTGGCCGGTGTGTTGATTCACCCGGAAATTGAGGCCAAGCATGGGATGCTGGGCACTACGTTTGGCGGCAATTACCTGGCCTGTGCCGCAGCCCTGGCCGTAGTGGAAGTGATAAAGGAGGAGAACCTGATGGAAAACGCGCAACACATTGGGCAGCGCCTGATGAACGAGCTGCGCCAGTTTTCAGGTGTTAAAGACGTGCGCGGCCAGGGACTTATGATCGGTGTGGAACTCGACAAGCCATGCGCCCCTATCCGCAAGCAGCTGCTGGAGGAATACCAGATCTTCACTGGCTCCTCGTCTGATAAGAATACGCTGCGCCTGTTGCCTCCGCTGGGCATTGGCCTGCGCGAAGTAGAGAAATTCCTGGAGGCTTTCGAGGCTATCCTTTATCAAACCGAACCACAATCCATCTAA
- a CDS encoding N-acetylornithine carbamoyltransferase — protein MRKYTSVHDVADLNQLVEEAQHLKENPYKYKVLGENKTLGLIFLNPSLRTRLSTQKAGQNLGMNVIVMNLDKEGWALETREGAVMNGTTVEHIKEAAAVMGAYCDIIGIRSFPKLQNRDEDYNEELLQQFIKYSQKPIVSLESATRHPLQSLADLLTIKENAAAGKRPKVVLSWAPHIKPIPQCVANSFAEWMGQADVDLVITHPEGYELAEEFTQNATVTTNQQEALQDADFVYVKNWSSYSEYGQVLTDGEGWMLTNEKLQATNNAKVMHCLPVRRNVELSDEILDGPNSLVLEQANNRTFAAQAVLKRMLEAL, from the coding sequence ATGAGAAAGTATACTTCTGTGCACGATGTGGCCGACCTGAACCAGCTGGTGGAGGAAGCGCAGCACCTGAAAGAAAACCCCTACAAGTATAAAGTCCTCGGCGAGAACAAGACGCTGGGCCTTATTTTCCTGAACCCAAGCCTGCGCACGCGCCTGAGCACGCAGAAAGCCGGCCAGAACCTGGGCATGAATGTGATCGTGATGAACCTGGACAAGGAAGGTTGGGCGCTGGAGACGCGGGAGGGAGCCGTGATGAACGGCACCACGGTGGAGCACATCAAAGAAGCCGCCGCCGTGATGGGTGCGTATTGCGACATCATCGGTATCCGCTCTTTCCCGAAACTGCAGAACCGCGATGAGGACTATAACGAAGAGCTACTGCAGCAGTTCATTAAGTATAGCCAAAAGCCTATCGTGAGTTTAGAATCTGCCACCCGCCACCCACTGCAAAGCCTGGCCGACCTGCTGACCATCAAAGAAAATGCCGCTGCCGGCAAGCGCCCGAAAGTAGTGCTGAGCTGGGCACCGCATATCAAGCCAATCCCGCAGTGCGTGGCCAACTCATTTGCCGAGTGGATGGGGCAGGCCGACGTAGACCTGGTGATCACGCACCCGGAAGGCTATGAGCTGGCTGAGGAGTTCACCCAAAACGCCACTGTGACGACCAACCAACAGGAGGCGCTGCAGGATGCCGATTTCGTGTACGTAAAGAACTGGTCGAGCTATTCTGAGTATGGGCAGGTGCTCACGGACGGCGAAGGCTGGATGCTGACGAACGAGAAGCTGCAGGCAACCAACAATGCCAAAGTGATGCACTGCCTGCCGGTGCGCCGCAACGTGGAGCTGAGCGATGAGATTCTGGACGGGCCAAACTCGCTGGTACTCGAGCAGGCCAATAACCGCACCTTCGCGGCCCAGGCCGTGCTCAAGCGCATGCTGGAAGCTTTATAA
- the argB gene encoding acetylglutamate kinase produces MIIVKIGGNILDSPERLQLFLADFAALPGPKLLVHGGGKIASAFGQRLGITPKMVEGRRITDAETLELVTMVYGGLVNKQVVAKLQALGCNAIGLTGADGNIIPAQKRPVKTIDYGFVGDVSGPESINVPALEAMIEAGLTPVFAPLTHDTQGNMLNTNADTIASVLATALATKYKVQLMYCFEKKGVLQNAEDEESVIPHITAEKYKTLKEEGVVSAGMVPKLDNAFAALAQGVHAVQIGDAAAIAQMAAGGGQAGTLITL; encoded by the coding sequence ATGATCATAGTAAAGATAGGCGGCAACATCCTGGACAGCCCGGAGCGGCTGCAGTTGTTTCTGGCGGACTTCGCCGCTTTGCCGGGTCCAAAACTGCTGGTACATGGCGGTGGCAAAATTGCTTCTGCCTTTGGCCAGCGACTGGGCATTACGCCTAAAATGGTGGAAGGACGCCGCATTACGGATGCCGAAACGCTGGAGCTGGTAACGATGGTGTATGGCGGCTTGGTGAACAAGCAGGTGGTGGCCAAGCTGCAGGCACTTGGCTGCAACGCCATTGGCCTTACCGGCGCTGACGGCAACATTATTCCGGCACAAAAGCGGCCTGTTAAAACAATTGATTATGGTTTTGTAGGCGATGTGTCTGGCCCGGAAAGTATAAACGTGCCCGCGCTGGAGGCCATGATAGAGGCAGGGCTTACACCTGTCTTTGCCCCACTCACCCATGATACCCAGGGCAATATGCTCAACACGAACGCCGATACCATTGCCTCTGTGCTGGCTACGGCACTGGCGACGAAGTATAAAGTACAACTGATGTACTGCTTCGAGAAAAAAGGCGTGCTGCAGAATGCCGAGGATGAGGAGTCTGTTATTCCGCACATCACTGCTGAAAAGTATAAAACGCTGAAAGAAGAGGGTGTGGTAAGTGCCGGTATGGTACCAAAACTCGATAATGCCTTTGCCGCGCTGGCACAGGGAGTACACGCGGTACAGATTGGCGACGCTGCAGCTATCGCGCAGATGGCAGCCGGAGGAGGACAGGCAGGAACATTGATTACGCTGTAG
- the proC gene encoding pyrroline-5-carboxylate reductase, with product MTSKSTESKKIAIIGGGNMGVALAKGIVASGLHQASDITLTRRNLRSLESLAQEGYQVTSHNEAAVAAADIIILSILPQQLNGVLDAIAAVVDPQRHLFVSIVTGVKVADIVQRVGKEVQVIRAMPNTAIAIRESMTCIAGSQATEENQALVRQIFQAVGETVEIEEELMTSATALCACGIAFFLRSIRAATQGGTEIGFHAGDALRMAAQTAKGAASLLLHFQSHPENEIDKVTSPKGCTIAGLNEMEHHGFSSAMIKGIKTSSHKAEQLYKNE from the coding sequence ATGACAAGTAAATCGACAGAAAGCAAGAAAATAGCCATCATAGGCGGCGGCAACATGGGTGTGGCCCTGGCTAAGGGAATCGTTGCCTCTGGTCTGCACCAGGCAAGCGACATCACTCTTACCCGCCGCAACCTTCGCTCACTCGAAAGCCTGGCGCAGGAAGGTTACCAGGTAACCAGCCATAACGAGGCGGCAGTGGCGGCAGCCGATATCATCATACTGAGCATCCTGCCGCAACAGCTCAACGGTGTGCTCGATGCTATTGCCGCTGTAGTTGATCCGCAGCGCCACCTGTTCGTTTCCATTGTGACCGGGGTGAAGGTGGCCGATATTGTGCAGCGTGTGGGTAAAGAGGTACAGGTGATCCGAGCCATGCCCAACACGGCCATTGCCATCCGTGAGTCGATGACCTGTATTGCCGGAAGTCAGGCGACAGAGGAGAATCAGGCGCTGGTGCGGCAAATCTTCCAGGCCGTTGGGGAGACGGTGGAGATAGAGGAGGAGCTGATGACTTCTGCCACCGCGCTTTGTGCCTGCGGCATTGCTTTCTTCCTCCGCTCCATACGCGCGGCAACGCAGGGGGGCACCGAAATCGGCTTCCATGCCGGGGATGCGCTGCGCATGGCAGCACAAACGGCAAAAGGTGCAGCATCCTTGCTGCTTCATTTCCAGAGCCATCCCGAAAACGAGATCGACAAGGTTACTTCTCCGAAGGGATGCACCATTGCCGGACTCAACGAAATGGAGCACCACGGCTTTAGCTCTGCCATGATCAAGGGCATTAAAACATCCTCTCATAAAGCCGAGCAGCTTTATAAAAACGAATAA
- a CDS encoding M20 family metallo-hydrolase yields the protein MTDGNLYNEAVELLKSLIQTPSLSREEDKTAALIEQFLKRHGVANVHREQNNVWAFNRYYNPELPTLLLNSHHDTVKPNAGYTRYPFEASIENGKLYGLGSNDAGGCLVSLVAAFLYFYNRKDLTYNLALAATAEEEISGRNGIESILAQLGPLEAAIVGEPTEMHLAVAEKGLMVLDCIAQGKAGHAAREEGINAIYAALPDIQWFQSYTFPEVSEHLGPVKMSVTVVQAGTQHNVVPDTCSFTVDVRLTDAYTLEEVLETIQQNVKAEVKPRSMRLKPSSIPMEHPLVQTGIQLGRKTYGSPTTSDQALLPIPSLKMGPGFSGRSHMADEFIYLQEIEEGINLYIELLEKVIS from the coding sequence ATGACTGACGGAAACCTCTACAACGAGGCTGTAGAACTTCTTAAATCATTGATTCAAACCCCTTCTCTTAGCCGGGAAGAAGACAAGACGGCTGCTCTGATTGAGCAGTTTCTGAAAAGGCATGGGGTAGCGAACGTACACCGCGAGCAGAACAACGTCTGGGCCTTTAACCGATATTATAACCCAGAGCTGCCCACGCTGCTCCTCAACTCGCACCACGATACGGTAAAGCCCAATGCCGGCTACACGCGCTATCCATTTGAGGCAAGTATAGAGAATGGAAAGCTTTATGGCCTGGGCAGTAACGATGCCGGAGGCTGTCTGGTGTCGCTAGTAGCTGCGTTTTTATACTTCTACAACCGTAAGGATTTAACGTATAACCTAGCGCTGGCGGCCACGGCAGAAGAGGAGATCAGCGGGCGAAACGGCATCGAAAGCATACTTGCGCAACTTGGTCCCCTGGAGGCAGCTATTGTAGGAGAGCCCACCGAAATGCACCTGGCCGTCGCCGAGAAAGGACTGATGGTACTTGATTGCATTGCCCAGGGCAAAGCCGGGCACGCCGCCCGTGAGGAAGGTATCAACGCCATTTACGCAGCGCTTCCGGATATTCAGTGGTTTCAGAGCTATACGTTCCCGGAGGTATCGGAGCACCTGGGTCCGGTAAAGATGAGCGTAACGGTAGTACAGGCCGGTACGCAGCATAACGTGGTGCCCGACACCTGCTCCTTTACCGTGGACGTGCGCCTGACGGACGCTTACACCCTGGAGGAAGTGCTTGAAACGATACAGCAAAATGTAAAAGCGGAGGTAAAGCCGCGCTCCATGCGCCTCAAGCCTTCCAGCATTCCGATGGAGCACCCACTGGTGCAAACGGGTATACAATTGGGCCGCAAAACCTACGGCTCACCCACCACCTCCGATCAGGCCCTGCTGCCGATTCCATCGCTCAAAATGGGTCCGGGCTTCTCCGGCCGTTCCCACATGGCCGATGAATTTATTTACCTTCAGGAGATAGAGGAAGGTATAAATCTTTACATCGAGTTGCTGGAGAAAGTAATTTCTTAA
- the argH gene encoding argininosuccinate lyase has protein sequence MKLWQKNTAVAAEIEKFTVGRDAELDMELARFDVLGSLAHTQMLQRIGLLTAEELQVLQAELKNIYKSIEAGEFAIETGVEDIHSQVELELTRRVGEAGKKIHSGRSRNDQVLVDLKLYFRHQLQEVVQEVQALFEVLQAQSEKYKHVLLPGYTHLQVAMPSSFGLWFGAYAESLVDDMQLLLAAYKIADKNPLGSAAGYGSSFPLNRQLTTDLLGFESMNYNVVYAQMGRGKTERTVAVALAAVAATLARMSMDLCLYMSQNFSFVTLPDHLTTGSSIMPHKKNPDVFELLRGKCNKLQALPTDISMLLINLPSGYHREMQLLKESLFPAFQELRSCLQMMAYMAEQLQVRDNILQDEKYKYLFSVDAVNELVLQGMPFRDAYKAVGEQIEAGTFEAPAEATHTHEGSIGNLCNDQIAGQMQQLVEAFNFARVQQAYEKLTEE, from the coding sequence ATGAAGCTTTGGCAGAAAAACACGGCGGTAGCCGCTGAGATAGAGAAATTTACCGTTGGCCGCGATGCGGAGCTGGACATGGAGCTGGCGCGCTTCGATGTGCTGGGCTCGCTGGCGCACACGCAGATGCTGCAACGTATCGGCCTGCTCACGGCAGAGGAGCTACAGGTGCTGCAGGCAGAGCTGAAGAACATTTACAAAAGTATAGAAGCAGGTGAGTTTGCCATTGAGACCGGCGTGGAGGACATTCACTCGCAGGTAGAGCTGGAGTTGACCAGAAGAGTGGGTGAGGCGGGCAAAAAGATCCACAGCGGCCGCTCACGCAACGACCAGGTGCTGGTAGACCTTAAGCTGTACTTCCGCCACCAGCTACAGGAGGTGGTGCAGGAGGTACAGGCTTTGTTTGAGGTGCTGCAGGCCCAGAGCGAGAAGTATAAACACGTGCTGTTGCCGGGCTACACCCACCTGCAGGTGGCGATGCCCTCGTCCTTTGGCCTGTGGTTTGGCGCCTATGCCGAGAGCTTGGTGGACGACATGCAGCTGCTGCTGGCCGCTTATAAGATAGCCGACAAAAACCCGCTGGGCTCTGCGGCTGGCTACGGCTCCTCCTTCCCGCTCAACCGCCAACTGACCACCGATCTGCTGGGCTTTGAAAGTATGAACTATAACGTGGTGTACGCGCAGATGGGCCGTGGCAAAACCGAACGCACGGTGGCGGTAGCCCTGGCAGCCGTGGCCGCCACTCTGGCCCGCATGAGCATGGACCTGTGCCTGTACATGAGCCAGAACTTCAGCTTTGTTACGCTCCCTGACCACCTGACCACCGGCTCCAGCATCATGCCGCACAAAAAGAACCCGGACGTGTTCGAGCTGCTGCGCGGCAAATGCAACAAGCTGCAGGCCCTGCCCACCGACATCAGCATGTTGCTCATCAACCTGCCCTCAGGCTACCACCGCGAGATGCAGCTGCTGAAGGAGAGCCTGTTCCCGGCTTTCCAGGAGCTCAGGAGCTGTCTGCAGATGATGGCCTACATGGCCGAGCAGCTGCAGGTGCGGGACAATATCCTGCAGGACGAGAAGTATAAATACCTCTTCAGCGTGGATGCCGTGAACGAACTGGTGCTGCAGGGAATGCCTTTCCGGGATGCCTATAAAGCGGTGGGCGAGCAGATCGAGGCCGGCACTTTTGAGGCTCCGGCGGAGGCCACCCATACCCACGAAGGCAGCATCGGCAACTTGTGTAACGACCAGATAGCCGGGCAGATGCAGCAACTGGTAGAGGCCTTCAATTTTGCGCGCGTGCAGCAGGCCTACGAGAAGCTCACTGAGGAATAG
- a CDS encoding MCP four helix bundle domain-containing protein: protein MSWSFRIGNRNRIALALGIVFLIILLANWFVSYSMTKVSGQFKSVYADRLVPALDISAMQERYYQNRLLLEEHLLATSPEEEQRIMAEIERHEAELDSLLRKFQATYLTTQESQDLQAYLEADRNYAKTQQTILVKSHTGDKAAAMALFRHEGMAAFQKLLQPLHALSQLQEQVGQELYEDAERQMKTLKVLSYLVIALAVILALLVGTLLQSSRKLNNIKPQKYHLN, encoded by the coding sequence ATGAGTTGGAGCTTCAGAATAGGCAACCGTAACCGTATTGCCCTTGCCTTGGGGATTGTATTCCTGATCATTTTACTGGCCAATTGGTTTGTGAGCTACAGCATGACCAAAGTGAGCGGGCAGTTTAAGTCCGTTTATGCCGACAGGCTGGTGCCGGCGCTGGATATCTCGGCGATGCAGGAGCGCTATTACCAGAACCGGCTGCTGCTGGAGGAGCACCTGCTGGCCACCTCGCCGGAGGAGGAGCAGCGCATTATGGCGGAAATAGAACGACACGAGGCCGAGCTGGACTCCCTGCTGCGCAAGTTCCAGGCCACCTACCTCACCACGCAGGAGAGCCAGGACCTGCAGGCTTACCTGGAGGCGGATAGAAACTATGCGAAGACCCAGCAAACCATTCTTGTAAAAAGCCACACCGGCGATAAAGCAGCGGCCATGGCCCTGTTTCGGCACGAGGGAATGGCGGCGTTCCAGAAGCTGCTGCAGCCCCTGCATGCACTCAGCCAGCTGCAGGAGCAGGTGGGCCAGGAGCTGTATGAAGACGCCGAACGCCAGATGAAAACGCTAAAGGTGCTCTCCTACCTTGTGATTGCACTGGCCGTTATACTTGCCTTACTGGTGGGCACACTGCTGCAGTCCTCCCGCAAACTCAACAACATAAAACCGCAGAAATACCACCTGAACTAA
- a CDS encoding C39 family peptidase, whose amino-acid sequence MIPIKIHTQPDDSTCGPTSLHAVYRYFKDPISLADVIKEVPSLDEGGTLEVLLACHALKRGYRVRIYTYNMFVFDPSWIGLSNEEIILKLEEQLKYKKSPKLHRATQAYIEFLRLGGELRCRDLNKQLLKRYFDANIPLLTGLSATYLYQSAREFADEQGNSIYDDVQGYPMGHFVVLCGFGEDQKSIVVADPYRENPYFGDNYYEVKGTHLVNSIMLGMATYDANLLAILPAHYEPLED is encoded by the coding sequence GTGATCCCGATAAAAATCCACACCCAACCCGACGACTCCACCTGCGGCCCCACAAGCCTGCACGCCGTGTACCGTTACTTTAAAGATCCGATCTCACTGGCCGATGTCATAAAGGAGGTGCCCTCGCTGGACGAGGGGGGCACGCTCGAAGTTTTGCTGGCTTGCCACGCGCTTAAGCGGGGATACCGCGTCCGCATTTATACTTACAACATGTTCGTGTTCGATCCCTCCTGGATCGGGCTGAGCAACGAGGAAATCATACTTAAACTGGAGGAGCAGCTAAAGTATAAAAAGAGCCCGAAGCTGCACCGCGCCACGCAGGCTTACATCGAGTTTCTGCGGCTGGGCGGCGAGCTGCGCTGCCGCGACTTGAACAAGCAGTTGCTAAAAAGATACTTCGACGCAAACATCCCGCTCCTCACAGGACTAAGCGCCACTTACCTCTACCAAAGCGCCCGCGAGTTCGCCGATGAACAGGGAAACTCTATTTACGATGATGTGCAGGGTTACCCGATGGGGCATTTTGTGGTGCTGTGCGGCTTTGGGGAGGACCAGAAAAGCATTGTAGTGGCAGACCCTTACCGGGAGAACCCCTACTTTGGAGACAACTACTACGAAGTGAAGGGTACGCACCTTGTCAACTCCATTATGCTGGGTATGGCCACCTACGATGCTAACCTGCTGGCTATACTTCCCGCGCACTATGAACCCCTCGAAGATTAA